A stretch of the Streptomyces ortus genome encodes the following:
- a CDS encoding amidohydrolase family protein: protein MKSNAHPLKHLTTGRRGFLAGTAALGIGAGLSTHAIASHVTENETTDFSERDHDLPFIGTEETFSTRELMILNDRLFLEDTGLAELGPRRIGAMDKAGLNIQILSAHTPGVQNVKGKKGIDFAYRLNKLLVDGPMATYPGRFKAFATLPLQNPEASADELERTVREDGFLGCLTNGIIGKKFLDHPDFEPLLARTQALDVPIYIHPGLPPDEVFEIYYSNMRPEYQKEFQDQVLSISAYGWHQEVVTQCLRMITSGVFDRHPKLQIIIGHMGEGLPFFFERIVEKMSEVTKKSLDKPFEQYFHDNFWFTTSAFPQTELLNLLLKYISVDRVMFATDYPFADMKTQTDWFRGVALPREAKEKIAFRNAEKLFGIKV from the coding sequence GTGAAGTCGAACGCACATCCTTTGAAGCACCTCACGACGGGACGTCGCGGCTTCCTGGCCGGCACGGCGGCACTTGGCATCGGTGCCGGCCTGTCCACGCATGCCATTGCCTCCCACGTGACGGAGAACGAGACCACTGATTTCTCAGAGCGAGACCATGACCTGCCCTTCATCGGCACGGAGGAGACCTTTTCCACCCGCGAGTTGATGATACTGAACGACAGGCTGTTCCTTGAGGACACCGGTCTTGCCGAGCTCGGCCCGCGCCGCATCGGCGCAATGGACAAAGCAGGACTCAACATTCAAATCCTCTCCGCGCATACGCCAGGTGTCCAGAATGTCAAAGGTAAGAAAGGAATCGATTTTGCGTATCGCCTCAACAAGTTGCTTGTCGATGGACCCATGGCCACTTATCCGGGGCGGTTCAAGGCATTCGCAACCTTGCCTCTGCAGAATCCGGAGGCCTCGGCAGACGAACTGGAACGCACAGTTCGGGAAGATGGCTTCCTGGGCTGCTTGACCAATGGGATCATCGGAAAGAAGTTCCTCGACCATCCCGACTTCGAGCCCCTGCTGGCACGCACCCAAGCCCTTGATGTGCCGATATACATCCATCCGGGCCTGCCGCCCGACGAGGTTTTCGAGATCTACTACAGCAATATGCGGCCGGAGTACCAGAAGGAGTTCCAGGACCAGGTTCTCAGCATCTCCGCATATGGATGGCACCAGGAAGTCGTGACTCAGTGCCTTCGAATGATCACCTCAGGAGTATTCGACAGGCATCCCAAGCTCCAGATCATCATCGGCCACATGGGAGAAGGCCTCCCGTTCTTCTTCGAACGCATCGTGGAGAAGATGAGTGAAGTGACCAAGAAGAGCCTGGACAAGCCGTTCGAGCAGTACTTCCACGACAATTTCTGGTTCACGACCAGCGCATTCCCCCAGACCGAACTGCTCAACCTCCTGCTGAAGTACATAAGCGTGGACCGAGTGATGTTCGCAACGGACTACCCGTTTGCGGACATGAAAACTCAGACCGACTGGTTCCGGGGAGTCGCCCTGCCACGCGAAGCCAAGGAGAAAATCGCGTTCCGAAACGCGGAAAAACTGTTCGGAATCAAAGTCTGA
- a CDS encoding ABC transporter permease yields the protein MSFPPVLHSEWLKVRTLRSLVVGLGAVVLVTAAFSALAALDDGGGGADFDPLFTAFFGVNFGQIAAITFGAQAMSSEFQGGALRVSLTAVPRRGRWFAAKTTAVGAPALAVGLLTGCLSLAVGKALLGDRASGVSWAEGLRAVVGCGIYLALMALFAAGLTALLRSGVTTLSILIPFLLLVSFVVGDMSGNVADLLPDRAGQVVLHETWDGLLGPWAGLAVTALWTSAVLLAGSWSVRRRDA from the coding sequence GTGTCGTTCCCACCCGTACTCCACTCGGAGTGGCTCAAAGTCCGCACCCTGCGGTCGCTCGTCGTGGGACTGGGCGCCGTCGTCCTGGTCACCGCGGCCTTCTCCGCACTGGCCGCCCTCGACGACGGGGGCGGTGGCGCGGACTTCGACCCACTGTTCACGGCGTTCTTCGGCGTCAACTTCGGGCAGATCGCGGCGATCACCTTCGGCGCGCAGGCCATGTCGTCCGAGTTCCAGGGAGGTGCCCTGCGGGTCTCACTGACCGCCGTACCCCGTCGCGGACGGTGGTTCGCGGCGAAGACGACGGCCGTCGGCGCTCCCGCCCTGGCCGTCGGCCTCCTCACCGGGTGCCTGAGCCTCGCCGTGGGCAAAGCCCTCCTCGGCGACCGGGCGAGCGGGGTGAGCTGGGCCGAAGGACTGCGCGCGGTCGTGGGCTGCGGGATCTACCTGGCCCTGATGGCGCTCTTCGCGGCCGGCCTGACCGCCCTGCTGCGCAGCGGCGTCACCACGCTGAGCATCCTCATCCCCTTCCTCCTGCTGGTCTCCTTCGTGGTCGGCGACATGTCCGGGAACGTGGCCGACCTGCTGCCCGACCGGGCGGGGCAGGTGGTCCTGCACGAGACCTGGGACGGTCTGCTCGGGCCGTGGGCGGGGCTCGCGGTGACAGCGCTGTGGACGTCGGCCGTGCTGCTGGCCGGATCGTGGAGTGTGCGCCGTCGTGACGCGTGA
- the mug gene encoding G/U mismatch-specific DNA glycosylase, which translates to MTRFTPAELEAARGRLVPDVVADGLQVLFCGINPGLMTAATGHHFARPGNRFWPVLHLSGFTPRQLKPSEQDELLSYGLGITNVVARASARADELSAEEYREGGRLLAAKVARLRPRWLAVVGVTAYRAAFDDRGAAIGAQERTFGATRVWVLPNPSGLNAHWTAATMAEEFGRLREAAQDFRNTP; encoded by the coding sequence CTGACGCGGTTCACCCCCGCCGAACTGGAGGCCGCCCGCGGCCGGCTCGTGCCGGATGTCGTCGCGGACGGTCTCCAGGTGCTGTTCTGCGGTATCAACCCCGGGCTGATGACGGCCGCGACGGGCCACCACTTCGCGCGCCCCGGCAACCGCTTCTGGCCGGTCCTGCATCTGTCCGGTTTCACCCCGCGGCAGCTGAAGCCCTCGGAGCAGGACGAGTTGCTGTCGTACGGGCTCGGCATCACCAATGTGGTGGCGCGGGCCAGTGCCCGGGCCGACGAGCTGAGCGCGGAGGAGTACCGGGAGGGTGGACGGCTGCTCGCGGCCAAGGTGGCACGGCTGCGGCCCCGGTGGCTGGCGGTGGTGGGTGTGACCGCCTACCGGGCGGCCTTCGACGACCGCGGGGCGGCGATCGGCGCGCAGGAGCGGACGTTCGGCGCCACGCGCGTGTGGGTCCTGCCCAACCCCAGCGGTCTGAACGCCCACTGGACGGCGGCGACGATGGCGGAGGAGTTCGGCCGGTTGCGGGAGGCCGCGCAGGACTTTCGGAACACTCCCTAG
- the purB gene encoding adenylosuccinate lyase: MTAPAKPRIPNVLAGRYASAELATLWSPEQKVRLERQLWLAVLRAQKDLGIEVPDAALADYERVLDQVDLTSIAEREKITRHDVKARIEEFNDLAGHEHIHKGMTSRDLTENVEQLQIRLSLELVRDRTVAVLARLGRLAGEYGELVLAGRSHNVAAQATTLGKRFATAADELLVAHGRVEELLARYPLRGIKGPVGTAQDMLDLLGGDAAKLADLEQRIAGHLGFSQAFTSVGQVYPRSLDYEVVTALVQIAAAPSSTAKTIRLMAGHELVTEGFKPGQVGSSAMPHKMNTRSCERVNGLMVILRGYASMTGELAGDQWNEGDVSCSVVRRVALPDAFFALDGLLETFLTVLDEFGAFPAVVARELDRYLPFLATTKVLMGAVRAGVGREVAHEAIKENAVAAALAMREQGTERNELLDKLAADERIPLDRAQLDALMADKLSFTGAAADQVAAVVARVEEILKQHPEAAAYTPGAIL; the protein is encoded by the coding sequence GTGACTGCGCCCGCAAAGCCCCGTATCCCGAACGTCCTCGCCGGCCGCTATGCCTCGGCCGAGCTCGCCACGCTGTGGTCCCCCGAGCAGAAGGTGCGGCTGGAGCGCCAGCTGTGGCTCGCCGTGCTGCGGGCCCAGAAGGACCTCGGGATCGAGGTGCCCGACGCCGCGCTCGCCGACTACGAGCGGGTCCTGGACCAGGTCGACCTGACCTCGATCGCCGAGCGCGAGAAGATCACACGGCACGACGTGAAGGCGCGGATCGAGGAGTTCAACGACCTCGCCGGGCACGAGCACATCCACAAGGGCATGACGTCCCGCGACCTCACCGAGAACGTCGAGCAGCTGCAGATCCGGCTCTCCCTGGAGCTGGTGCGCGACCGCACGGTGGCCGTCCTGGCGCGCCTGGGCAGGCTCGCGGGCGAGTACGGCGAGCTGGTCCTCGCGGGCCGCTCCCACAATGTGGCGGCGCAGGCGACGACGCTCGGCAAGCGTTTCGCGACCGCCGCCGACGAGCTGCTCGTCGCGCACGGCCGGGTCGAGGAACTGCTCGCCCGTTACCCGCTGCGCGGCATCAAGGGCCCGGTGGGCACGGCACAGGACATGCTCGACCTGCTGGGCGGGGACGCGGCGAAGCTCGCCGACCTGGAGCAGCGGATCGCCGGCCACCTCGGCTTCTCGCAGGCGTTCACCTCGGTGGGCCAGGTCTACCCGCGCTCGCTGGACTACGAGGTCGTGACCGCGCTGGTGCAGATCGCCGCGGCCCCCTCGTCGACCGCCAAGACCATCCGGCTGATGGCCGGGCACGAGCTGGTGACCGAGGGCTTCAAGCCGGGCCAGGTCGGTTCCTCGGCGATGCCGCACAAGATGAACACCCGCTCCTGCGAGCGCGTCAACGGCCTGATGGTCATCCTGCGCGGCTACGCCTCGATGACGGGCGAGCTGGCGGGCGACCAGTGGAACGAGGGCGACGTGTCCTGCTCGGTGGTGCGCCGGGTCGCGCTGCCCGACGCGTTCTTCGCGCTTGACGGTCTGCTGGAGACCTTCCTCACCGTCCTCGACGAGTTCGGCGCCTTCCCCGCGGTCGTCGCCCGCGAGCTGGACCGCTACCTGCCGTTCCTCGCGACGACGAAGGTCCTGATGGGCGCGGTGCGCGCGGGTGTCGGCCGCGAGGTGGCGCACGAGGCCATCAAGGAGAACGCCGTCGCCGCCGCCCTCGCCATGCGCGAGCAGGGCACCGAGCGCAACGAGCTGCTCGACAAGCTCGCCGCGGACGAGCGCATCCCCCTCGACCGCGCGCAGCTCGACGCGCTGATGGCGGACAAGCTGTCCTTCACGGGCGCCGCCGCCGACCAGGTGGCCGCGGTCGTCGCGCGCGTCGAGGAGATCCTGAAGCAGCACCCGGAGGCCGCGGCCTACACGCCGGGGGCGATCCTCTGA
- a CDS encoding response regulator transcription factor gives MRIMIADDEAAIRESLERVLQVEGYDTSTVANGFAVLDGVGGDAPDLLLLDVMMPRLGGLETCRRLRAAGQDLPVLMLTARDQVSDRVAGLDAGADDYLPKPFATEELLARVRALLRRRTPTDEESQILSFADVRLDPDRFEAWRGARPLRLTRTEFSLLQVLVSNATRVVTRDTLFEAIWGFGMSSTANNLQVYVSYLRRKMEAEGEPRLIYTLRGLGYTLRETPP, from the coding sequence GTGCGGATCATGATCGCGGATGACGAAGCGGCCATCCGTGAGTCACTGGAGCGGGTGCTCCAGGTCGAGGGGTACGACACCAGCACCGTCGCCAACGGTTTCGCCGTACTCGACGGGGTGGGTGGCGACGCGCCGGACCTGCTGCTCCTCGACGTGATGATGCCCCGCCTCGGCGGGTTGGAGACCTGCCGGCGGTTGCGGGCCGCGGGCCAGGATCTGCCGGTGCTGATGCTGACCGCCCGCGACCAGGTCTCCGACCGGGTCGCGGGGCTGGACGCGGGCGCCGACGACTACCTGCCCAAGCCGTTCGCCACCGAGGAGTTACTGGCCCGGGTGCGGGCCCTGCTGCGGCGACGCACGCCGACCGACGAGGAGTCACAGATCCTGTCGTTCGCCGACGTCCGGCTCGATCCCGACAGGTTCGAGGCGTGGCGGGGCGCCCGGCCACTGCGCTTGACCCGGACCGAGTTCTCCCTCCTTCAGGTCCTCGTGAGCAACGCGACCCGGGTCGTGACCCGCGACACGCTGTTCGAGGCGATCTGGGGCTTCGGCATGAGCTCCACCGCCAACAACCTCCAGGTATACGTGAGTTATCTGCGCCGCAAGATGGAGGCCGAGGGTGAGCCGCGATTGATCTACACGCTGCGCGGCCTGGGATACACGTTGCGGGAGACTCCTCCGTGA